GCATCTGCTGCAATATCACATGTCACGTAGCCTCTGGAAAACACAGTACACCCAtgagaataaaaaagacaaataaagtCTTGTTATTATTACCATGAAAATTGTTTTGACCTTGTGGATCCCTACAGAGTCTTAGGGACCCCCTTAGGGGTCCCTGGACCTCAATTTAACTACTGTtaaagatgaaggaactgaggttcagaaaggttaagttacttgcctaGCAAGTTATTGACAGAGCTAGAACTAGAATTCTGGGCCTTTTTACTCCTTCCAGGAATGCTTTTCTTATTATGTTAATAATTTCActgatcaaatatttatttagtacctaTTGATTCATCACTGAACATAGTGACTGACATCACCATCTATATCTACCTGCCTCCCAAGGTAGAAATATCAATGTCATCCTTAACTCATACTTTTCTTTCATGATCCATACCTAACAggtcaacaaaaatgctgcaaaaatcTCTCACATCTGGTCTCATCTTCACATTCACTGCCATTGACTTAGAACAGACTCTTAATATTTCTCATCTGGGTATtgtaacagttttttgttttgttttttataaatttatttatttatttttggctgtgttcagtcttcgttgctgtccgcaggctttctctagttgtggtgagcgggggctactcttcactgcagtgcgtgaactcttctcactgcggtggtttctcttgttgtggagcatgggctctaggcgcgcgggcttcagtagttgcggtacgcaggctcagtagttgtaactcgtgggctctagagcagcgcaggctcagtagttgtggcgcacgggcttagttgctccacggcacgtgggatcttcctggaccagggctcgaacctgtgtcccctgcattggcaggcggattcttaaccactgtgccaccagtaaAGCCCCAACCCACTACCTTGCTTATAAACCTTCTATGGCTCCTCATTGGCTCAGAGATAAAATCCAAATTAgcaggacttctctggcagtccagtggttaggactcagcactttcactcacagggcccgggttcgatccctggtcggggaactaagatctcacaagccacgtggtgtggccaaaaaaaaaattccaaattagCATTCGAGGGCATTCTCAATCTAGCTCTCATAGGAAGTCCACCCACACCTCCCTTCTTCTGCCACTTATACATTTTGCCATCCTgaactttttttcttccaacatTTCATGATCTTTCACCCTTTTGTGTCTTTATCTGCCTGGAATGTTTCTCCACTACTCCCTTCTCTACCTGGAAAACTTCTCATCAACTCTCATTCCCTTTGTGTTATCTTCTTCAGGGCTCCCAATGCATACTGTAAATATTGCTGTAATAGTACCTACCCTATTATATTGTTATTCATCTCTTTGCATATTTGTCTTGCCCAAACTGTGAGTCCTTTAAGGGCAGGGTTGGTGACTTGCTGTCTCTGTATGCCTAACGCACCCCTCAGCATCGCACAAACTTGGCACACAGCAGAGGCTCATTAATGCTTTATGAGTAAATGAACTAGATAATAAGATATAGGAACCACAGACACAGTATGTCAGTATTTTATTATCCGAGGCCAGGCAGCCAGTTTTACTAAAAACGCATCCCATAATGGCACCAGTTTGGGAAATCATGATTCTTACATCTGTCAAATATCAAAGCTGTTTCCACTCCAGGGCAAGACTACTATAATAAAGTTGACTTATAAAGTCTTATGCTAtaatgagtttaaaaataaaattggattgatctgaacaataaaaaaaagttaaaaatggctTGCAGTTTTGTACTTTTTCTTCGCCAAGTGCTTTGAtgctattcattttattttgcctAGATAATATCCTAGGTCTCTTTTGTCTTGATAATATCCTAGGTccttttctgttgcttttatcatttcctaGAAGTACCATATAAGGGGACGTTGTTCCACTTCCATCGAGCCAAGAGCTagaaaggtcattagaatctagtTAGTTTAATAGAGCAATTCAAAGTGAGGATTTTAGAATGAGACAACCTGGTCTGAATCCTAGCTCTACTAATTAGACTAGTTGTATATAGTCTATGGCAAATtatctctctaagcttcagtctccttatctttaaaattttatttttattgaagtataattgacttacaatattttattagtttcagatgtacaacacagtgataTTCCTTACCTTTAAATGGAAATAGTTACATCTACCTCATAAAGATTTACAGAGAAATATGAGATAATATATAGGGCTTGGCGCATACTAAGTGTTCCTTAAATGACAGGTAGGTAATAACTTAGGTAATTGATTTAtctaagtttttaatttaatacgtcttcctcattttacaaatgataagaaactgaggccccaaacAGGGGAAGTGATTGACTATTcagtcactcagctagtaagcAGCAGAATGAGGCCAGAACCTAAAACTCTTCTTCACTAGATTACAGAGGTTTTCTGTACTCAGAAAGGTACAGGGCTGTAAGAATAAGAAAACCTCCAAAAAAATTGTTGATTCACTAGCAGCACAGTTTCCTTCATTGCATGGCCTCTGAGCCTCTGCTGGGATGAAAGCATTGCTCAGTACTTTCACATCTACTTCCTTTGTTTAGGCCATCCCTCTACTTGAAATGTTCACTTTACTATactcccaaatctccatgtgtgGAAATATTAGccataatttcattcattcaaaaaacatcTATTAAGCTTTTATGTGCTGGGGACTATGCCAGGCTCTAGAGATataaaattgaaaggaaataGTTCTGTCCCTTAAAGAGAGTACAGGCTACTGGAAAGACAAAGATGTAAAAGGTGTAAACCACTGGATTACATAGGTTTATAGAGAGAAGCATAGAGGAAAGAATGTCCAAGTCTTTCAAGGCCCATTGCGATGGCTCCCTTAAAATCTGCACTGATGTCCCCTTCCAAATAAAAATCAGTCTTCTTTCCTGACTTCCCCCTCTTTGTTAACACCTCTACGAACTCACCACATTCTGTCACCTACAATCATTATTTGTGTCCCTGTCCATATCTCACTAGACTGTAAATTACATGAGGGCAGCAACTATACACTTTATTTATGTTTCTGTCTCCCAAGGTGGTTACCATAGTGCTTTAAACATACCAAGCATTAAAATGTTGGCTAAATTCAACaggatatggaaaaaaaaaacaacctttatcaactttaaaacaatgtatttttaCACCTACCAGATACACCCTATGCAGGAGCTGAAATGCTTGGCATAGAGAGTACCTGTTTTGTACCAAGGAGGCCACCTTCCAGAAAAGAAGAGGGCAGAGCATTGAGGAAAACAGAACAAGAAGAGACAGGCACGTAGGGAACTTAGGACTAAAAATTAGCTCTCCATTGTTTGCTGTAAATGTTTAATCACTCTCAATGAATGTTTCTATGTGGTTAACAGTacaagctttggagtcagacagacctgttTGAATTTTCACTTCAACACTTTAGTTATTTGACCTTGGTCAAACTGGTTAACCAATCTAAgtctcggtttcttcatctgtaaaaaggggacaATAATTGTGTGCTTGATAGCGATATGAGGATCAAATGGGCTAATAGATGTAAAGTCTTTAGTATAGTGACTGGCGTAAGAAATAGGAGTTGCGCCCCTCCACTGGGATTAGTGGGACAGGATTTGTCCCAACCAGACAGTGTAACACTGAGATGGGAACacaaaccaaaagacaaaggtgAACCAGACTTACATCACAATTAATTTATCACAATTAGTTAATTtaaacacaattaagaaaatttcaGGGGAAGTTGCCTAGAGGGCCACTACCTTCTCATGAGGAGGAAGTCTCTTCTAAGTGGGTGTCTGCGTCCCAATCCTGTTAGACTCACCGTCACCCCGTATTTGAGCGCTAGTCCAGCCAGGGTGTCTCCGGGCGCCAACTGATGCTCCAGGCGTCTTTCCCTCACCGGGGAGCAGGCAGACTGCACCAGGCTTCCATAAGAACGAGCCCGGCTCCCTTGAAGCAGTCCTGACCCACCAAGGGGGGCCTGTCTAGAGGGAGAAGCCATCTCCTCACCCTGCGGACAACTGGGGTTGCAACTGCGGGAGGCCCGTCTAAGTGACCAATAGTGACGGGCCCGGGGTCTCTAAGACTTAGAAGATTCCTTTCCCCTTCAGTCTTCTGTCCTAAGTCTCCCCGCCTCCCCAGGCACTACGCGACCTCTCAGCCCTCGCCTCTCCTCCCTCCAAGCCCCTTTCCCACCAATCTGTACTCCGACTATTCAGTCCCTACCTGAGTCTCTCCTTAGCACCCCTCCGACTTTCGATTCCCCACAACAACTCGCGACATTGAACTCTGACCTTTGAATTCTAGACAGCCTCCTCAACACTCAGCTCAGTTTGCCCCTAGGTCCGACAGCCCGACCTCCCGGTCCCACAACACCCCGTCTCCGCCCCGTCCCGGGGTGGGCTTGCTAGGGTCAGGAACAAATCAGGCCCACCCCAGGTGGGCTGTGGCCGCAGGAGAAGCGCGTGATGAAAGCGAGAGTCTACAGCACACTTTCCCCTCAGCGATCCTCAAAGGTACCCTCCGCATCAAATTAGTTACACCCTCAAATTCGGGCTCCACATCCAGGTTCTTGTCCCTCCAAACCCTCGAATCTGTCAAGATGCAGGGGCCTGTATCCAGCCCGGCGgcaagttctttgaaaaaaaagacttcatttcCCTAAAGGCTCCGCGCCGGCGGGGTCGCAGGGCACCATAGGAAATGCAGTCCCCATCCGCAGGCAAGGGGCGGGCTTCCGGGATCGCGCAGTGCATGCATGGAAGAGCGTCCCCGGAAGTAAGGGGGCCAACCGgaaagagacaggaaggaaggaagcagtcCCACTCTCGCTACGGTGGCCTGAAAGGAGTGGCGAAGGCGGAGCCGTAGAATTGAACATTTCTGGGGCTCACAGTCGTGATGTCTTTCAAGAGGGAAGGGGATGATTGGAGTCAACTCTATGTGCTCAAAGTAAGCGCGAGAGAAGAGCGTCTGGAGCAGCTTCACCTGCCCCCTGAAGGCTGTGAAGGAGTTGTTTTGTTGCTGTGACAACAACTGGTGGGGGGTGGTGCGGAGGGAGCCAGACGACTAGAGCTGCTGTTGACCCCTTCTTCGCCCCAGATCTCTGCTCTCCCCATGGTCTTTATTCCCTTTGAGTCCTCGTCCCTATCGTTTCACTTTTATCCCGTCCGGATTTCTTCCCCTATCTCCTGCAGAAACGAAGAGTTGGGGATCTGCTGGCCAGTTATATCCCAGAGGATGAGGCGCTGATGCTACGGGATGGACGGTGAGGGCGAGGAGTGGATCAAGCCTAAGGGTTCTGCGGTTAGAGGctcaataaactttttttttttttttttttttggctgcgttgggtctttgttgctgcccacgggctttctctagttgcggcgagtgggggctactctttgttgtggtgcgcgggcttctcactgtggtggcttctcttgttgcggagcacaggctctaagtgcgcgggcttcagtagttgtggctcgcgggctctagagcgcaggctcagtagttgtggcgcacaggcttagttgctctgtggcatgtgggatcttcctggaccagggcttgaacccgtgtcccctgcattggcaggtggactctcaaccactgtgccaccagggatgcccaACAAACTTTTGTTATTAAGGAGGAGAGTGGGAGTATCTAGGATTCTTTAGCTAGGAGTGAGTGACAGGGATGTGGTTGGTGGACATTGGGAGACTTGGGAGTTGGGCTTTGGAAAGGAGTGCTAGGACGGGGTGTGACCTATGGCCAAGACTCCACTACTCTGGGGCCAgttatcttcttctttccttctccccagcTTTGCTTGTGCCATATGTCCCCATCGACCTGTACTGGACACTCTGGCCATGCTGACTGCCCACCGTGCAGGCAAGAAACATCTGTCCAGTAAGTTtgggagaagacagagaatgGAGAATGAACCCTTAAAATCTCTTCAGACCACCCTTGGTGCTCTGCTTTTaattctcttcccctttctcctcagGCCTGCAGCTTTTCTATGGCAAGAAGCAGCcgggaaagggcatggagcagaATCCAAGAGAGCAGAATGAACTGAGGAGGGAAGAGACCAAAGCGGAGGTAATCAGAGTGGGGAGGTTGTGTTCCAGGCAGGTCTGTGCTGCACACCTTAGGCATGAAGGGCTTTGGCTTCTTTCTAGCTCTGAAGGCTCTGACTCTGTCTCCCATCTCCATGCCAGGCTCCTCTGTTAACCCAGACTCGACTTATCACCCAGAGTGCTCTGCACAGAGCTCCTCACTATAACAGTTGCTGCCGCCGGAAGTACAGGTCTGTGGGGTGGGAAAGCCAGAGATAGGGAGGGACAGGAAATAGATGGCTCTAAGTGATCGTTTTCCTAATTGTAATCTGAGGAATACTAGTGTTCTGGAGGTGTTAACTTGTATTTCAGGCAGGAAAAAGAatcttgtaattaaaaaaaaagtttgggaagTGGTGCTTTGTAATCCTATTTGAAGAATAGTAATATTAGTGTATTTTAAGGGCTCTACAAAgtcttaagattaaaaaaaaaaaaaccttaaaaaagttAACTTAGCCTTTCCTAAATTCACTGGATCCCAAAATCCTTCTTATGCAGAACGcttattaatattttgaggaacacAGTTTAGGAAGCACTGCTTTAAGGGGTTGGGAGTCACAGGAGATTTGGCCCTTTCCTTTACTGCTTTTACAGACTTTGATTCTTCTCTACCCAGACCAGAAGCCCTTCGTTCCTCTGTCTCTCGTTCCCCTTTGCCACCCCCAGAGGTTGAACCCCAAAGTGGGAAGATCAGTAGAGAACCTGAGTCTGAGGCTGGCTCACAGACCAAGGAATCAGCAACTGTCTCATCCCCTGCACCTATGAGCCCCACAAGAAGACGGGCCCTGGATCATTACCTCACCCTTCGAAGGTGAATATGCAGAATCACTTTCCTcagatttccccttttctctctgaCCCTCCTTTTTTCAAAGCTTCTCAAGTGTTTTTACTTATCCCCACTAATTTCTTAATAAACTTCCTTTCCTGACcaattctattttttctgatgtttCCAGCTCGGGATGGATCCCAGATGGACGAGGTCGATGGGTAAAAGATGAAAATGTTGAGTTTGACTCTGATGAAGAGGAACCCCCTGATTTCCCATTGGACTGACACCCTCTTTCCCCGTTCAGTTCACAAATAAACTACAGCGGGTGCTGGGAGCCTAACTTTCCTTGAGTCTGGCTCCTTGTTTCAGGATTTCAGATCTGTACCTTCTCAGCCCAGCCAGTTCTTCTCTGCAATGTACACAGCTCCCCATACTTctaacccctcccccaccttctacCAAAGTCATGCCAAGCGTCAGCTGCATGCAGCCCGGTGCCCTATTAATAAGTCTGTCAGAAGGAGGTTTTTGCCCTTCATGTTTTCTGCCTTCTTCTCCACCTCCACGCAAAGTCCTTTCCTCCTTCAAATAACATGGGGGTTGTGGGTAGGCGTTCGGGGGGAGGGGCCGGACATGTCAAGAAACAGGGCCAGGGCTGGCCACCCTGTGAAAGTAGAAGAGGCTAAAGGCATTGGCAGGGTTATGGGGAACACCAAGGGAGGGAGCTCCCCCACCTCCTGCTGGTAACCTGAACCTCCCTGCCTGCTGATGCCCAGAGTATAAATAATCCCCTGATGAACTGGCAGTAACCCTTGGGGGTTAGCGCCAAGATTTCCACCCCAAAGCCCAAGGAAGGAGGCAGGCAGAGTGGACAGAAGGACCTTTATTTACAAGATGAGGATTTAAGCTTTCAGGGCTCCGAGCTCTAGTTGGTAAAGGGAAGGGTAGTGTTATCTCTTCTTTTGCTGGCGACCTGTAAAGGAAGAAGAGTAAACACAAGTCATTATCCCATCTCTTGCTTCCTGCAAAGGTGCTCTTCTTCTTTCTAGTTCCTTGGCCAGACTCACAAAGAGGTAATGTCTTAGGCCACCAAACATGCCTTTCCCCcctcacattaacaaaataagaaacaacgcagcaaataaaaatatcattcccCCAAACAGGTATGTGTAGCTTCCCTCCGCCTCTCTCCTGGTATATTTGGGCAGAGGAGCTTTTCTGTCTACTTTTGGATCACCTACGGGGTTTGAGCTGCTCATGTGAGTCACTTTGGCAGCACCCCAGGCTGTTAGTCACTAAGTCAGCTTTCAGGAGCATCCACCAGCTTCTGCAGCTACGTGCCCTCTCCCCCACACACCACGTCTGCAGCTACTCACGCAGTTCATTGTTCCGGGTCATGGCCTGGGCTGCCCGAGTTCGTGGCCCCTGCTGTGTAAAGTGGTAGCCAAAGCGGACAATGGAGGGGCACTGTTCAAGCACGGTGgccatctccatctccactgcGTCGCCAGGCCACTGGCgctgggggaaggagagatggaAACTGTCACCCACCCCGTCTGGGTTGTTCACAGTCCTAGACCACCGACCCTTTGGGAGGTCAAAGAGGCTTGTTTCTCCAGAGTGGGTGATAAGAGGTGCTGCCTTGGCTCCCCTCATAGGGACAAAGAAGAGGAGAGTTCAAACAAGATCAGATGAGATCCTGCCCCAGTGGCTGCCTCAGGGAGGAGGCTCAGTGAGTGTTAGCTGACTGCAAAGACCAGGAGAAGGGAATGCTGACCTGGTTGTCTACGCGGAGCTCAGTGAGTGTGGTATTCTCCCGAACTGCCTTCAGCACAGCCATGAGCCCTGTGCTGCTAATGAAGTTGGATTCAATGTTCAGGCTCTGCAGGCTACGATTCTCACGCAACATGTCAGCCACCGCCTGGGTAGTAGGAACTTGGGTTAGCATTAGGGGACAGTTTCACAGATGACTGAGGAGAGAAAGAACAGGAGCAAGAGGGAAACAGCTCTTGGAGAAGAGTCCTTGAGCTGTGGGTGGGGCTTGAGGGAGGCAGGTGTGGGAGTAGGTAGCAAGGAAAGCAGGGAGATTAAGTGTGCAGTGCAGTTGGCATGGGTAGGAGGGTTGTGGCTCTTCAGGAAGATGAGCTGAGGATTTCAGAGCGGTGAGTCATAGGACTGAGGGTAGGAGTCTCCAGCAGGGCTCCCCTAAGAGAGCATGATGGGAatagcacccccagcacaacccTTTATGTCAGCCCTGCCAGCGGGGCATGTCAGGGTGCAGGGAGAGGGCTAGGGATGTCAACTAGCCTTACATTGGCAACGGGGTCACCGCTCCTTGTGGCCACCAGACTGAAGCTCCGGACATGGGTATTTGTCTTCATTGCTTCACACAGCTCAGTTAGCATGGGTATCGGGATGTCCTATCAAAGGGGAATAGGGGATGGTGGGCTAGGGGACTCACACATGTCAGCAGAGTTATCCCAGTGTTATTGCTTAGGGGATGGGGGTCAGATACCTGGATATTATTGAGGTTCACCTCCTCCAGCTCCTTGTCATTGCTTCGAACACTCTTCAGTATCTCCTCGATGTTTGTGGGATTTGGGGGCTCATCTGGCACTGGCTTATACTTGTCAGGCTGCACCACACCTGGTGGGTGAGGGCAGGAAGGAAACCCCAACATGTCCCCCACAATCTCCTCCCCATTGGTTCTCATGACTTATGCATCGTGTCCTCTCCCTGATTCACCTGTTTCACCCTTTGCTACCTTTGCTCAGACTCTGGGACTGCCTGCCAAGAGCCCTGGGTGCCATGCTCCCAAACACACTCACTGCTAATGCCTTCAGTGTTGCAGATTTCTCCGCTGCAGATAGCATCATAGTATTGCTTGTTGCTCATCAGTGTGTACATGCCCAGAATGGCTGGAGAGAGTAGGCAGAGGGGAGACaggga
Above is a window of Balaenoptera acutorostrata chromosome 1, mBalAcu1.1, whole genome shotgun sequence DNA encoding:
- the SCNM1 gene encoding sodium channel modifier 1: MSFKREGDDWSQLYVLKKRRVGDLLASYIPEDEALMLRDGRFACAICPHRPVLDTLAMLTAHRAGKKHLSSLQLFYGKKQPGKGMEQNPREQNELRREETKAEAPLLTQTRLITQSALHRAPHYNSCCRRKYRPEALRSSVSRSPLPPPEVEPQSGKISREPESEAGSQTKESATVSSPAPMSPTRRRALDHYLTLRSSGWIPDGRGRWVKDENVEFDSDEEEPPDFPLD
- the TMOD4 gene encoding tropomodulin-4 codes for the protein MSSYQKELEKYRDIDEDEILRTLSPEELEQLDCELQEMDPENMLLPAGLRQRDQTKKSPTGPLDREALLQYLEQQALEVKERDDLVPYTGEKKGKPYIQPKREIPAQEQITLEPELEEALAHATDAEMCDLAAILGMYTLMSNKQYYDAICSGEICNTEGISSVVQPDKYKPVPDEPPNPTNIEEILKSVRSNDKELEEVNLNNIQDIPIPMLTELCEAMKTNTHVRSFSLVATRSGDPVANAVADMLRENRSLQSLNIESNFISSTGLMAVLKAVRENTTLTELRVDNQRQWPGDAVEMEMATVLEQCPSIVRFGYHFTQQGPRTRAAQAMTRNNELRRQQKKR